TTTCATTCTTTTGTAGATCTCTTCTATGGGGCATTCAAGTAAAAAGTAGGCTGGCTCTATGTTTAGTTCTTTGATAAAAATTCTCTCTGTAGTTTTTATGAGATTTAGAATCTCTTCGTCTTGGTTGTTTGTGAAGTATTGATAAACATAAGTGGATAGTATAAATCTATCCAGTATCACAGTTTTTCCTGATTTTATCGCAGGGGCTATTTTTTCTTTTATAAGTTTTAATCTTGTGGCGGAGAAGAGTAGGGTATCCACATAAGGATCCCGAACACTTTCATTCTTTATTATGTCTCTCATTTTTTCGCCAAATTCTGTTCCACCAGGTTCTCTGAAAAACAGGGTGTCGCTTGGCATCTTCTTTTTGAGCATGTCTATGACGGTTGTTTTTCCAACGCAGTCAGCTCCTTCTATTGCTATTAAATTTCCCATAATTACCGACTATTATAGTAAAAACAGATGGAATAAGCAATCTGTCTGTAAAGGGTGTATAATATCAACATATGAATTATAAGAAGATAACATTTTATGGTTTTTTGATTTGGTTCATCCCTTTTATGATCTCCTTTCCATTTTTTAATAAGGCAGGGGAGATATTGATTGATAGAACGGCATTTAATGTATTTATAACGGTTGTCCTAATTTTTGTATTTTCTTTCTTTCTTTGGCTTTATCTGAAAAGTGTTGATAAAGATTTCAGAAAAAACACTATTGTGTTTGGTCTTACAGCGTTTTTTGTTTCTGTATTTGCAGATTTATTTGTCTTGGTAGGTTTGCTTACTGTAACGCTTTATGAATATTTTATTTGGACTCTTCCAGCTTATCTGAATATATTGATAATAACAATCCTTGTTGAAAGGGTTATTGAAATAGTCCGTAAGTGATAAACAATAATTAACAACGCGGTGTTTATCGTGGGATATTCATCGCAATAGCAAGCCAAGCAAAACAAGCAAACACAATAATACCAATAACGAACTCAAATATTTCATCTCTTGGGATTGGCCAGCCAAATAGTATAGACAGAAACCAAATCAAGGCAAATATAATAATGACAATAACTAATCCAAATTTAAAATCATCATAAGGATCCTTCATATTTTTGCTATTTTATGTTTAGCTTTGCGCTAATTGTTTGCCTATCTTGAATCAATCGCGTATCTGCCAGGTCCAAAACCAAAGTATGCGAGAAGTCCTCCCAACAGCATAAGGTTCTTAGAGAATCCTATTGGGTCGGTTGCTACGGGGTGGTATATTATCGTTGCCAATACTGTGAATACAATGAGAGCGATTAAGCCCCATCTTGTCCAAAGTCCAAACACGAGAGAAAGACCTCCCAAGATTTTAATTAACAATGCTCCTATTGCAAAGAAGTGCGGCCAGAAACTAAAACCTGATTCAACTGCTTGTAAAAATCCTTCATAGTTAAGAGCAGATGTTATTCCGCCGAACGCAAATAAACCACCTATAAGTATCCTTCCGAGAAGGGCAGATAAATTTGCTAATTTATTGCTTATTTCCATAATATTTTACTATTTGTTTTTAATAACGCTCGTCAGACTTTTTCTTTCTCTTGTCTTTTTTCTTATCGCCATCTTTATCCTTTTTATCCTTGTCTTTGCCGTATCTCTCGTTTTTGTAGTTGTAGAGGGCACCTCCATCAAACATTGATCTGCCGCTGACTGTTGTTTCTGGGACTGGTCTCATGACGATATCCCAGTGCTCAACGATAATTCCATCTTCAAGGCGGAATATATCCATATTTGCTGCACCTGTAAAGCCATTTCCTACATCCT
The sequence above is drawn from the Candidatus Campbellbacteria bacterium genome and encodes:
- the tmk gene encoding dTMP kinase; protein product: MGNLIAIEGADCVGKTTVIDMLKKKMPSDTLFFREPGGTEFGEKMRDIIKNESVRDPYVDTLLFSATRLKLIKEKIAPAIKSGKTVILDRFILSTYVYQYFTNNQDEEILNLIKTTERIFIKELNIEPAYFLLECPIEEIYKRMKGRDIEKDSFEETIEKTIEGYNFMSNTLKGNIEKINTNRAPNEILEELLDKIKTLGH
- a CDS encoding DoxX family protein — translated: MEISNKLANLSALLGRILIGGLFAFGGITSALNYEGFLQAVESGFSFWPHFFAIGALLIKILGGLSLVFGLWTRWGLIALIVFTVLATIIYHPVATDPIGFSKNLMLLGGLLAYFGFGPGRYAIDSR